A region from the Mesorhizobium sp. J8 genome encodes:
- a CDS encoding response regulator transcription factor, whose product MKILVMEDDREAADYLQKAFAEAGHTAHVAGDGETGFALADAGDYDVMVVDRLMPRRDGLSVIAALRSRGNTTPVLILSALGEVDDRVTGLRAGGDDYLTKPYAFSELLARVEVLNRRASARESETVYRVGDLELDRLSHSVKRAGREITLQPREFRLLEYLMRHAGQVVTRTMLLENVWDYHFDPQTNVIDVHVSRLRGKIEKGFDKPILHTIRGAGYMLKGG is encoded by the coding sequence ATGAAGATTCTCGTCATGGAAGACGATCGCGAGGCGGCGGATTACTTGCAGAAAGCTTTCGCCGAAGCGGGCCACACCGCCCATGTCGCCGGCGACGGCGAGACCGGCTTCGCGCTCGCCGATGCCGGCGATTATGACGTAATGGTGGTCGACCGCCTGATGCCGCGCCGCGACGGCCTGTCGGTGATCGCCGCCCTTCGCTCGCGCGGCAACACCACGCCGGTGTTGATCCTGTCGGCGCTGGGCGAGGTCGACGACCGCGTCACGGGCCTGCGGGCCGGCGGCGACGATTATCTGACCAAACCCTACGCCTTTTCCGAATTGCTCGCCCGCGTCGAGGTGCTGAACCGCCGCGCCAGCGCGCGCGAATCCGAGACCGTCTACAGGGTCGGCGATCTCGAGCTCGACCGGCTGTCGCATTCGGTCAAGCGCGCCGGCCGTGAGATCACGCTGCAGCCGCGCGAGTTCCGCCTGCTCGAATATCTGATGCGCCATGCCGGCCAGGTGGTCACGCGCACCATGCTCCTGGAGAATGTCTGGGACTACCATTTCGACCCGCAGACCAATGTCATCGATGTCCACGTCTCGCGCCTGCGCGGCAAGATCGAAAAGGGCTTCGACAAGCCGATCCTGCACACGATCCGCGGCGCCGGCTACATGCTGAAAGGCGGATAA
- a CDS encoding PAS domain-containing sensor histidine kinase: protein MAKADAWGAPGGKAFARRKARNDGLAGNTRLIAEPAYQRLLAAEPFLRRSIPALIIIFLIVIAAVRFLSLMNEHDEIERDAKAVLALGAGQMAQAITADPTAAGANAVSLLENTSRQGAMSRAHVLAITDANFKVIAVSPLSTGWQGRTLDSLVLGGQPLFMFGDRAGVMDVSISGQDWFAAVSLSGDRKHAAAVLVPQEAVFDSWRKSMSLNVTLFVLTAGVLIVILYAYFGQAARAQAADRIYLEAHQRIDMALVRGRCGLWDWDMVRGKMYWSRSMYEMLGYEPCDTMLSFGEVDEIIHPDDGDLFELANRIVEREIDHIDQVFRMRHADGQWVWMRARAQVIDPEAPEIQLIGIAVDVTEQRHLALRSEAADMRLRTAIENINESFVLWDAAERLIMCNSKFQKDNGLSDRDVVPGILREAVEERMLAFASERRLANANGPQGGVSFERQLADGRWLQVNELRTRDGGIVSVGSDITQIKLHQEKLVDSERRLMATIHDLSLARRAEEERASELVELNRKYMKETERAEAANRAKSEFLANMSHELRTPLNAIIGFSELMQQGLFGPLGSERYEEYATDINGSGKYLLGVINDILDMSKIEAGQFSLDREEIDLCPLIKETVRVISLQAAEKSINVETRIADTMRVYADRRAIKQIAINLLSNAVKFTGQGGKITVRARNTSGALLLTIEDNGCGIPKQALSKLGRPFEQVQNQFSKNHTGSGLGLAISRSLAELQGGALKIRSTEGVGTIVSVRIPLKKAPPTVKAAA from the coding sequence ATGGCCAAGGCGGACGCGTGGGGCGCGCCCGGAGGGAAGGCTTTTGCGCGTCGCAAGGCAAGGAACGATGGACTTGCCGGCAATACGCGCCTGATCGCCGAACCTGCCTATCAGCGGCTCTTGGCCGCCGAGCCCTTTCTGCGCCGTTCGATCCCGGCTCTGATCATCATCTTCCTGATCGTCATCGCCGCGGTGCGCTTTCTGTCGCTGATGAACGAGCATGACGAGATCGAGCGCGACGCCAAGGCCGTGCTGGCGCTGGGCGCCGGCCAGATGGCGCAGGCCATCACCGCCGACCCCACAGCGGCCGGCGCCAACGCCGTAAGCCTCCTGGAAAATACCAGCCGCCAGGGCGCCATGAGCCGCGCCCATGTGCTCGCCATTACCGACGCCAACTTCAAGGTCATCGCCGTCTCGCCGCTGTCGACGGGCTGGCAGGGCCGCACGCTGGACAGTTTGGTGCTGGGTGGCCAGCCGCTGTTCATGTTCGGCGACCGTGCCGGCGTGATGGATGTGAGCATCTCAGGACAGGACTGGTTCGCAGCCGTCAGCCTCAGCGGCGATCGCAAACATGCAGCTGCCGTTCTGGTGCCGCAGGAAGCGGTGTTCGACAGCTGGCGCAAGTCGATGTCGCTCAACGTCACGCTGTTCGTGCTGACGGCGGGCGTGCTGATCGTCATCCTCTACGCCTATTTCGGCCAAGCGGCACGTGCCCAGGCGGCGGATCGCATCTATCTCGAGGCGCATCAGCGCATCGACATGGCGCTGGTGCGCGGCCGCTGCGGGCTGTGGGACTGGGACATGGTGCGCGGCAAGATGTACTGGTCGCGCTCGATGTACGAAATGTTGGGCTACGAGCCCTGCGATACGATGCTCTCCTTCGGCGAGGTCGACGAGATCATCCACCCCGACGACGGCGACCTCTTCGAGCTCGCCAACCGCATCGTCGAGCGCGAGATCGACCATATCGACCAGGTGTTCCGCATGCGCCACGCCGATGGCCAATGGGTGTGGATGCGGGCCCGCGCCCAGGTCATCGATCCGGAAGCGCCGGAAATCCAGCTGATCGGCATTGCCGTCGACGTCACCGAGCAGCGTCACCTGGCGCTGCGCTCGGAAGCAGCCGACATGCGGCTCAGGACCGCGATCGAGAACATCAACGAATCCTTCGTGCTGTGGGATGCCGCCGAGCGGCTGATCATGTGCAATTCGAAGTTCCAGAAGGACAACGGCCTGTCGGACCGCGACGTCGTGCCCGGCATTCTCCGAGAGGCGGTGGAGGAGCGGATGCTGGCCTTCGCCTCGGAGCGCAGGCTCGCCAACGCCAACGGGCCGCAGGGCGGCGTCAGCTTCGAGCGCCAGCTCGCGGACGGGCGCTGGCTGCAGGTCAACGAGCTCAGGACCCGCGACGGCGGCATCGTCTCGGTCGGCTCCGACATCACCCAGATCAAGCTGCACCAGGAAAAGCTGGTCGACAGCGAGCGCCGGCTGATGGCGACGATCCACGATCTCAGCCTCGCCCGTCGCGCCGAAGAGGAACGGGCCAGCGAGCTGGTCGAGCTCAACCGCAAATACATGAAGGAAACGGAGCGGGCCGAGGCGGCCAACCGCGCCAAGTCGGAGTTCCTGGCCAACATGTCGCATGAGCTGCGCACGCCGCTCAACGCCATCATCGGCTTCTCCGAATTGATGCAGCAGGGTCTGTTCGGGCCGCTCGGCTCGGAGCGCTACGAGGAATACGCAACCGACATCAACGGCAGCGGCAAATACCTGCTCGGCGTCATCAACGACATACTCGACATGTCGAAGATCGAGGCTGGCCAGTTCTCGCTCGACCGCGAGGAGATCGACCTCTGCCCGTTGATCAAGGAGACCGTGCGGGTGATCTCGCTGCAGGCGGCGGAGAAGTCGATCAATGTCGAGACGCGCATTGCCGATACGATGCGGGTCTACGCCGATCGCCGCGCCATCAAGCAGATCGCCATCAACCTTCTTTCCAACGCGGTGAAATTCACCGGACAGGGCGGCAAGATCACGGTCAGGGCGCGCAACACGTCTGGCGCGCTGCTGCTTACCATCGAGGACAATGGCTGCGGCATCCCCAAGCAGGCGTTGAGCAAGCTCGGCCGGCCCTTCGAGCAGGTCCAGAACCAGTTCTCCAAGAATCACACCGGCTCGGGCCTCGGCCTCGCCATCTCGCGCTCGCTGGCCGAGCTGCAAGGCGGCGCGCTGAAGATCCGCTCGACCGAAGGCGTCGGCACGATCGTATCGGTGCGCATTCCGCTGAAGAAAGCGCCGCCGACGGTGAAGGCGGCGGCTTAG
- a CDS encoding bifunctional [glutamine synthetase] adenylyltransferase/[glutamine synthetase]-adenylyl-L-tyrosine phosphorylase, whose amino-acid sequence MAKKKIESELRLSPRLALQPLDAEHARRELSEIADAAEEEELSRLAAFLAGEGPLQDLLAAIFDLSPFLRDVARRRPAILETLFGGTVEARLAAIRAAIGGAPLADDASEPGLMMALRQWKTEAHFLIALADLSGEAETAVTVRRLSDLADACTNAAVDFLLLDAHRQGKLKLPNPAEPAKDSGWILLGMGKLGAHELNFSSDIDLVVFFDPEAPAVIDPLDTTELFSRLTRRLVRILQDRTEHGYVFRTDLRLRPDPGSTPLAIPVEAALRYYEARGQNWERAAMIKARPVAGDLAAGAAFLKELQPYVWRKYMDYAAIADVHSIKRQIHAHKGHGEIAVKGHNVKLGRGGIREIEFFVQTQQLIAGGRFPELRGRETVPMLAALAARGWITADARDALTLQYWFLRRVEHAIQMVADEQTHILPEEDEELKRIALMLGFAGEADFTQAFRASLQQVERHYAALFETAPELSAGIGNLVFTGDVDDPDTLQTLHGLGFHRPSDICRVIRGWHFGRYRVTQSAEARERLTELTPALLKAFGQTRRADEALMRFDEFLAGLPAGIQLFSLLQSNPALLKLMATIMGAAPRLAAIITRRPHVFDGLLDPALLTELPDRAYLSARLAAFIEGDRAYEDVLDRLRIFASEQKFLIGVRLLAGSIDPARAGRAFSDLADLTIEAALKAVIAEFALRHGRVAGGRVALLGMGKLGSRELTAGSDVDLILLYDHDADAEDSDGEKPLAPSHYYTRMTQRLIAAVSAPTAEGVLYELDLRLRPSGNKGPVATHIDAFKKYQRQDAWTWEHMALARARAIGGDAELCAELDTEVAAVLAQPRDAAKVKAEAVDMRALIEKEKQPRDLWDIKLIPGGLIDLEFIAQVAVITGNVETGRRVTATADILARLAPGFAGGDVREELGEAYRLYQALTQMIRLCLTGEFQRDDVPPGLSDLLLAVTDLPDFTVLEAHLKETSRKVRQDFERLLGAAPKRGMN is encoded by the coding sequence ATGGCGAAGAAGAAAATCGAATCCGAGTTGCGGCTTAGCCCGAGACTGGCGCTCCAGCCTCTGGACGCGGAGCATGCCCGGCGCGAATTGTCGGAAATCGCCGATGCCGCCGAGGAAGAGGAGCTTTCCCGTCTCGCTGCCTTTCTGGCAGGCGAGGGGCCGCTGCAGGACCTGCTGGCGGCCATCTTCGACCTCTCGCCCTTCCTGCGCGATGTGGCGCGCAGGCGGCCGGCAATCCTCGAGACGCTGTTCGGCGGGACGGTCGAAGCGCGGCTCGCCGCAATCCGCGCGGCGATCGGTGGCGCGCCCTTGGCGGACGATGCCTCGGAGCCTGGCCTGATGATGGCGCTGCGGCAATGGAAGACCGAAGCCCATTTCCTGATCGCGCTGGCCGATCTTTCGGGCGAGGCGGAGACCGCGGTGACGGTGCGCCGCCTCAGCGATCTCGCGGATGCCTGTACCAACGCCGCCGTCGATTTCCTACTGCTCGACGCGCACCGGCAAGGCAAGCTCAAGCTGCCGAATCCGGCGGAACCGGCCAAGGATTCTGGTTGGATCCTGCTCGGCATGGGCAAGCTCGGCGCGCATGAGCTGAATTTTTCCTCCGATATCGACCTCGTCGTCTTCTTCGATCCGGAGGCGCCGGCCGTCATCGATCCGCTCGACACGACCGAGCTGTTCTCCAGGCTCACCCGACGTCTCGTGCGCATCCTGCAGGATCGCACCGAGCACGGCTATGTCTTCCGCACCGATCTGAGGCTGCGCCCCGATCCCGGTTCGACACCGCTGGCGATCCCGGTCGAGGCCGCGCTTCGCTATTACGAGGCGCGCGGCCAGAACTGGGAACGCGCCGCCATGATCAAGGCGCGGCCGGTTGCCGGCGACCTTGCCGCGGGCGCGGCCTTCCTCAAGGAGTTGCAGCCCTATGTATGGCGCAAATACATGGACTACGCGGCGATCGCCGACGTCCATTCGATCAAGCGCCAGATCCATGCCCACAAGGGCCACGGCGAGATCGCCGTGAAGGGCCATAACGTCAAGCTCGGCCGTGGCGGCATCCGCGAGATCGAGTTCTTCGTTCAGACCCAACAGCTCATCGCCGGCGGCCGCTTCCCGGAACTGCGCGGCCGCGAGACGGTGCCGATGCTTGCAGCGCTCGCTGCGCGCGGCTGGATCACCGCCGACGCCCGCGATGCGCTCACCCTGCAATACTGGTTCCTGCGTCGCGTCGAGCACGCCATCCAGATGGTGGCGGACGAGCAGACGCATATCCTGCCGGAAGAAGACGAGGAGCTGAAACGCATCGCCCTGATGCTGGGCTTCGCCGGCGAGGCCGACTTCACGCAGGCCTTCCGCGCCTCGCTGCAGCAGGTCGAGCGCCACTATGCGGCGCTGTTCGAGACGGCGCCCGAGCTTTCGGCCGGTATCGGCAATCTGGTCTTCACCGGCGATGTCGACGATCCGGACACGCTGCAGACGCTGCATGGCCTGGGCTTCCACCGGCCGAGCGATATCTGCCGCGTCATCCGCGGCTGGCATTTCGGACGCTATCGCGTCACGCAGTCGGCCGAAGCGCGCGAGCGGCTGACCGAACTGACGCCGGCGCTGCTCAAAGCATTCGGCCAGACGCGGCGCGCCGACGAGGCGCTGATGCGCTTCGACGAGTTCCTCGCCGGCCTGCCGGCCGGTATCCAGCTTTTTTCGCTGCTGCAGTCGAATCCGGCGCTGCTCAAGCTGATGGCGACCATCATGGGCGCGGCGCCGCGGCTGGCGGCCATCATCACGCGCCGCCCGCATGTCTTCGACGGCCTGCTCGATCCGGCGCTGCTCACCGAATTGCCTGACCGCGCCTATCTCTCGGCGCGGCTCGCGGCATTCATCGAAGGCGACCGCGCCTATGAGGATGTGCTGGATCGGCTGCGCATTTTCGCTTCCGAGCAGAAATTCCTGATCGGCGTGCGCCTGCTTGCCGGCTCGATCGATCCGGCGCGGGCGGGCCGCGCCTTCTCGGATCTCGCCGACCTCACCATAGAGGCGGCGCTTAAAGCGGTGATCGCCGAATTCGCGCTGCGCCATGGCAGGGTCGCCGGCGGCAGGGTGGCGCTGCTCGGCATGGGCAAGCTCGGCAGCCGCGAACTCACCGCGGGCTCGGACGTCGATCTCATCCTGCTCTATGACCATGATGCCGACGCCGAGGACTCCGACGGCGAGAAGCCGCTGGCGCCTTCGCATTATTACACCCGCATGACGCAGCGCCTGATCGCCGCCGTCTCGGCGCCGACCGCCGAAGGCGTGCTCTACGAGTTGGACCTGCGCCTGCGCCCCTCCGGCAACAAGGGGCCGGTCGCGACCCATATAGACGCGTTCAAGAAATATCAGCGTCAGGATGCCTGGACCTGGGAGCACATGGCGCTGGCACGGGCCCGCGCCATCGGCGGCGACGCCGAGCTCTGCGCCGAGCTCGATACGGAAGTGGCGGCGGTGCTGGCGCAGCCGCGCGATGCGGCCAAGGTGAAAGCCGAAGCCGTGGACATGCGGGCGCTGATCGAGAAGGAGAAGCAGCCGCGCGACCTCTGGGACATCAAGCTGATCCCTGGCGGGCTCATCGATCTCGAATTCATCGCCCAGGTCGCTGTCATCACCGGCAATGTCGAGACCGGCCGCCGCGTCACCGCGACGGCCGACATTCTGGCGCGGCTGGCCCCCGGTTTCGCAGGCGGCGACGTCCGTGAAGAGCTTGGCGAGGCCTATCGGCTCTATCAGGCGCTGACGCAGATGATCAGGCTTTGCCTCACCGGAGAGTTTCAGCGCGACGATGTTCCTCCGGGACTCTCGGACCTGCTTCTTGCGGTCACCGACCTGCCCGATTTTACCGTGCTGGAGGCACATCTAAAGGAGACGTCGCGGAAGGTCAGACAAGATTTCGAGCGTCTGCTTGGCGCGGCGCCGAAACGCGGGATGAACTAA
- a CDS encoding cytochrome c-type biogenesis protein gives MKTRFSLASLALLLALFFAGTAQAVKPDEVLQDPALEARARALSEGLRCMVCQNQSIDESDADLARDLRVLVRQRLVAGDSDQQVMDYIVSRYGEFVLLKPRFSLRNALLWGTPVLLLLAGGLFIVLSARSRRPAPTTLSADEQAALDKMLRD, from the coding sequence ATGAAAACGAGATTTTCGCTCGCCTCGCTGGCACTGCTGCTGGCGCTGTTCTTCGCCGGCACGGCACAGGCGGTGAAGCCGGATGAAGTGCTGCAGGACCCGGCGCTGGAGGCGAGGGCGCGGGCGCTCTCGGAAGGCCTTCGCTGTATGGTCTGCCAGAACCAGTCGATCGACGAATCCGACGCTGATCTGGCCCGCGACCTGCGCGTCCTCGTGCGCCAGCGCCTCGTCGCCGGCGACAGCGACCAGCAGGTGATGGACTATATCGTCTCGCGCTATGGCGAGTTCGTGCTCTTGAAGCCGCGCTTCAGCCTGCGCAACGCGCTTCTGTGGGGCACGCCGGTGCTTCTGCTTCTGGCCGGCGGCCTGTTCATCGTGCTCAGCGCCCGCTCGCGCCGACCGGCACCGACCACGCTTTCGGCCGACGAGCAGGCGGCGCTCGACAAGATGCTGCGCGATTAA
- a CDS encoding Do family serine endopeptidase — MNIAPNSYSLTRKRLMAAVASLAVVGTVGAGMLATGTAPVLADAVRVEAPQMPSFADVVEHVSPAVVSVKVKAKIQPTADDGSDDQDGFDNLPDNPQLRRFFKEFRGFGDQGGQFGMRRFNHRDHGNGQPRPIAQGSGFFISEDGYLVTNNHVVSEGSDFSVVTNDGKELDAKLIGTDPRTDLAVLKVDGGGNKFTYVDFADDSKVRIGDWVVAVGNPFGLGGTVTAGIVSARGRDIGAGPYDDFIQIDASVNRGNSGGPTFNLNGQVIGINTAIFSPSGGSVGIAFDIPASTAKQVVQDLMKSGSVQRGWLGVEIQPVTSDIAESLGLKSDKGALVSSAQDGGPGKKAGIVAGDVITQVDGKDVASPKELARMIGAFAPGKSVDVTVWRNGKNETVKVDLGTLPASDKQASNDDSNKQSAPAAKADTLADLGLTVTKAEKGKGLVVTDVDPDSDAADRGIQPGDVITSINSNEVNTTDDVSKAMTDAAKAGRKAVLMQITRDDSNRFVALPVGKG, encoded by the coding sequence ATGAATATTGCCCCCAATTCATATTCCCTCACCCGAAAGCGCCTGATGGCCGCCGTCGCTTCCCTTGCCGTTGTCGGCACGGTCGGCGCGGGCATGCTCGCAACCGGCACCGCCCCCGTGCTGGCCGATGCCGTGCGCGTCGAAGCCCCGCAGATGCCGAGCTTCGCCGATGTCGTGGAGCACGTCTCGCCGGCGGTCGTCAGCGTCAAGGTCAAGGCCAAGATCCAGCCGACCGCCGATGACGGCTCCGACGATCAGGATGGCTTCGACAACCTGCCCGACAATCCGCAGCTGCGCCGCTTCTTCAAGGAATTCCGCGGCTTCGGCGACCAGGGCGGCCAGTTCGGCATGCGTCGCTTCAACCACCGCGACCATGGCAATGGCCAGCCGCGTCCGATCGCTCAAGGGTCGGGCTTCTTCATCTCCGAGGACGGCTATCTCGTCACCAACAACCACGTCGTGTCGGAAGGCTCCGATTTCAGCGTCGTCACCAATGACGGCAAGGAGCTCGACGCCAAGCTGATCGGCACCGACCCGCGCACCGACCTTGCCGTGCTCAAGGTTGATGGCGGCGGCAACAAGTTCACTTATGTGGACTTCGCCGACGATTCCAAGGTCCGCATCGGCGACTGGGTGGTTGCCGTCGGCAATCCGTTCGGCCTTGGCGGCACCGTCACCGCGGGCATCGTCTCGGCTCGCGGCCGTGACATCGGCGCCGGCCCCTATGACGACTTCATCCAGATCGACGCTTCGGTCAACCGCGGCAATTCGGGCGGTCCGACCTTCAACCTCAACGGCCAGGTGATCGGCATCAACACCGCCATCTTCTCGCCGTCGGGCGGCAGCGTCGGCATCGCCTTCGACATCCCGGCCTCGACCGCCAAGCAGGTCGTCCAGGATCTGATGAAGAGCGGTTCGGTCCAGCGCGGCTGGCTCGGCGTCGAAATCCAGCCGGTCACCTCCGACATCGCCGAATCGCTCGGCCTGAAGTCGGACAAGGGCGCGCTGGTTTCGAGCGCCCAGGATGGCGGGCCGGGCAAGAAGGCGGGCATCGTCGCCGGTGACGTCATCACCCAGGTCGACGGCAAGGATGTCGCGTCGCCGAAGGAGCTCGCCCGCATGATCGGTGCGTTCGCGCCGGGCAAATCGGTCGACGTCACCGTCTGGCGCAACGGCAAGAACGAGACGGTCAAGGTCGATCTCGGCACGCTGCCCGCGAGCGACAAGCAGGCCTCGAACGACGACAGCAACAAGCAGTCGGCGCCCGCCGCCAAGGCCGACACGCTTGCCGATCTCGGCCTGACCGTGACCAAGGCCGAAAAAGGCAAGGGCCTCGTGGTCACCGATGTCGATCCCGACAGCGATGCGGCCGACCGCGGCATCCAGCCCGGCGACGTCATCACCTCGATCAATTCGAACGAGGTGAACACCACCGACGACGTCTCCAAGGCGATGACCGATGCCGCCAAAGCTGGCCGCAAGGCCGTGCTGATGCAGATCACCCGCGACGACTCGAACCGCTTCGTGGCGCTGCCGGTCGGCAAGGGCTGA
- a CDS encoding sensor histidine kinase, whose translation MALSLPAIMKTTAARLSALYLLLFALCAVLLVLYMTSLSARMLTAQTQETINDEVLGLARAYQRGGLPVLVRVVENRSRQPGANLYLIADANGQILTGNVQSLEPGVIETEGWTTQPFSYQRFGEGELDRLRSGATDQPTPQAGDSGNTPQSQGEKGHNAIALVLRLPNQMIMLVGRDLGEPERFRAVISRALTLALGMMGLGGILIWFFVGRAALKRIDSVSDASRRIMGGDLSGRLPVTGAGDEFDRLSENLNAMLARIAMLNEGLKQVSDNIAHDLKTPLTRLRNRAEATLAGRHKTEDYRQALEGTIAESDQLIKTFNAILMISRLEAGYSSEQTGPVDLAATVRDVVELYEPVAEEAGVALEATVPEAFTINGNRELIGQALSNIVDNAIKYSTDAAEAPKVRVALERAGNEIKLTVTDNGHGIPDDADRARATERFVRLEKSRSQPGSGLGLSLAKAIMTFHNGRLDLLPADPGLSVVMSFPQRETH comes from the coding sequence ATGGCATTGTCCCTGCCGGCCATCATGAAGACGACGGCGGCCCGGCTCTCGGCGCTTTATCTTCTGCTTTTCGCGCTCTGCGCGGTGCTGCTCGTCCTCTACATGACGTCGCTGTCGGCGCGCATGCTGACCGCGCAGACGCAGGAGACCATCAACGACGAGGTGCTGGGCCTTGCCCGCGCCTATCAGCGCGGCGGCCTGCCGGTGCTGGTGCGCGTGGTCGAAAACCGCTCGCGCCAGCCAGGTGCCAACCTCTATCTCATCGCCGACGCCAATGGTCAGATCCTGACCGGCAACGTGCAGAGCCTGGAGCCGGGGGTGATCGAGACCGAGGGCTGGACGACGCAGCCCTTTTCATACCAGCGCTTCGGCGAGGGTGAACTCGACCGGTTGCGCAGTGGAGCGACCGACCAGCCGACGCCTCAGGCTGGCGACAGCGGCAACACTCCCCAGTCCCAGGGAGAAAAGGGCCACAACGCCATCGCGCTGGTGCTGAGGCTGCCCAACCAGATGATCATGCTGGTCGGCCGCGATCTCGGCGAGCCGGAGCGCTTCCGCGCCGTCATCAGCCGTGCGCTGACACTGGCGCTGGGCATGATGGGGCTCGGCGGCATCCTGATCTGGTTCTTTGTCGGGCGCGCGGCGCTCAAGCGCATCGACAGCGTCTCTGACGCCAGCCGTCGCATCATGGGCGGCGATCTCAGCGGACGTCTGCCGGTCACCGGCGCCGGCGACGAATTCGACCGGCTGTCGGAAAACCTCAATGCGATGCTGGCCAGGATCGCAATGCTGAACGAGGGGCTGAAGCAGGTCTCCGACAACATCGCCCATGATCTGAAGACGCCGCTGACCAGGCTGCGCAACCGCGCCGAGGCGACGCTCGCGGGCAGGCACAAGACGGAGGATTACCGCCAGGCGCTGGAAGGCACGATCGCGGAGTCCGACCAACTGATCAAGACGTTCAACGCCATCTTGATGATCTCGCGCCTGGAGGCCGGCTATTCCTCGGAACAGACCGGTCCCGTCGATCTCGCCGCCACGGTGCGCGACGTCGTCGAGCTCTACGAGCCGGTGGCGGAGGAAGCGGGCGTCGCGCTCGAGGCGACCGTGCCCGAGGCCTTCACGATCAACGGCAACCGCGAGCTGATCGGCCAGGCTTTGTCCAACATCGTCGACAACGCCATCAAATATTCGACGGACGCCGCCGAGGCGCCGAAAGTGCGCGTGGCGTTGGAGCGCGCCGGCAACGAGATCAAGCTTACCGTCACCGACAATGGCCACGGCATTCCCGACGACGCCGATCGCGCCCGCGCCACCGAACGCTTCGTGCGCCTGGAAAAGAGCCGCTCGCAGCCGGGCTCGGGCTTGGGCCTCAGCCTGGCCAAGGCAATCATGACTTTCCACAACGGAAGGCTTGATCTTTTACCCGCCGATCCCGGATTGTCCGTGGTCATGAGTTTCCCGCAGCGGGAGACGCATTGA